Part of the Candidatus Zixiibacteriota bacterium genome, AACTGTGGGAGCGGAAGGCGGAGATGGCGGTCGAGGTTGCCCATGTCATTGTCGACACCTACCTGCGCTCGCGCGGCTACGGCACCACCCTTTTGCAGCTTCTATACAACCGGGCCGCAGAGCTGCCGGGGGTGCTTCGAGTGCTGATTAACCTGTATCATGACAATTCCGAGGTTCTCGGCTGTTACCTGAAAGCCGGGTTTGAGATTTCCAGCACGGCTACCCATGTCGAGGGGCTTCGCCTGGTGAAACTGGTGGAAAGATAGAACGAATCAGTTATCCATAGACAGGAGTTACGCATGATAAAGAAAGTCGGCATAGTCGGGTTCGGGCAGATGGGGTCCGGGATCGGCCAGGTGGCGGCGGGCAAAGGGTACGAAGTCATCGCCCGAGAGGTCACCGACGAATTATTCAAGAAGGGAATAGGCTACATCACCAAGAACCTCGACAAGGCAATCGAGAAGGGGAAAACCGACGCTCAGCACAAGGCAGACGTACTTCCCCGTATCAAGGGTACAACCAATCTCAAAGACCTGGCCGATTGCGATATCATCTGCGAGGCGGTGATCGAGAATCTTGAGGTCAAGAAACAGGTTTACAGAGAATTAGACGGGGCCTGCAAGCAAGAGACGATATTCGCGTCGAATACGTCGTCGTTGTCGATCTCAGATATGGCGGCGGTCACCAAGCGACGTGACAAGTTTTGCGGCTTGCACTTTTTCAATCCGGTTCCAATCATGAAGCTGTGCGAGGTGGTCAAGACCATCGATACCAGTGAAGACACTTACAAGACTGCTTTCGCCTTTGCTGAGTCGCTCGGCAAGGCGTGTGTGACCGCCAAAGACTCGCCGGGGTTCATTGTCAACGTACTGCTGGTGCCGTATTTGCTTGACGCTATCCGGCAACTCGAACACGGCCTGGCCTCGCGCGAGGATATCGACAACGGCATGGTGTACGGGTGCGGGCATCCGATGGGTCCGCTCGCGCTGACCGATTTTATCGGGCTGGACACGATTCTGTATATCGCAGACATCATGTTCGCCGAATTTAAGGATTCGCATTATTCGGCGCCGCCGCTTCTGCGCCGGATGGTCAACGCCGGTTACATGGGCAAGAAATCCGGCCGCGGGTTTTATGATTACGGGAAGAAGTGAGATAGATTGTGAGGGGCAGACGAGGACGTCTGCCGCCCACAATAAGAAAAGGAACTAAGAATGGCTGACTACAAGAACATCCTGGTCGAAAAGAAAGACGCGGCCATCGTCCTCACGATCAACCGCGAGAAAGCGCTCAACGCGCTGGACCGTGACACGGTCGGCGAACTACATCATTTCATCAGCTCTCACTGGAACGACCACTCGTTCAGCGTGCTGATTATCACCGGCGCCGGCAAGGCGTTTGTCGCCGGGGCCGATATTGCCGAGCTGAAAGATCTCGACGTACAAGGCGGGATCGAGCTCTCCGCGCGCGGCAACTGGCTGTTCAAGAGTATCCAGAACTTCCCCAAGCCGGTGATTGCGGCGGTCAACGGTTTCGCGCTCGGCGGCGGGTGCGAGCTGGCGATGGCTTGCGATATCCGGCTGGCGTCGGAAAAAGCGAAATTCGGGCAGCCGGAGGTCAACCTCGGCATTATCCCCGGCTATGGCGGCACGCAGCGGCTTGCGCGTTTAGTCGGTAGGGGCAAGGCGATGCAGTTGATTCTAACCGGCGAGATGATTACGGCCGCGGAGGCGCACCGGATCGGACTGGTCGATGAGGTCTATCCGGCCGAGGAGTTGCTCCCGAAGGCGCTTGCCATGGCCGCGACGATTGCGTCGAAAGGGCCAATTGCGGTCCGCATGGCTAAAGAGAGTGTCAATCGCGGTCTGGATATGCCGCTATCGAACGGACTGGATCTGGAGAAAGTGAATTTCGGCGCGGTGTGTGGCTCGCACGACAAGACCGAAGGGTGCGCGGCGTTCCTCGAGAAGCGCAAGGCTGAGTTCAAAGCGAAATAGTACCGTAGAGCAATATCCCTGGGCTGCTCGCGACAGCGAGCGACCGGCAATTCTACGACCGAGGGTATGTTTGAAGCAAACCTGCCCTCCAGGACTTTTTCCCAACCATCCCCTCGTTTCAACTGTATATTACTATATGGCAGAGCGGTGGTCATATTTGGCTATCGGGTTAGTAGCGTTCGTGGTGGTCGGGTCGGCGCCGGCTCAGGTGCCGCTGATCGAGTTCGACACCGCGCAACTGTCTGATTTCACCCGTCCCCCGGCCCGCCTGCAGGGGCGGACTCATCCAAACCCGTCGGCAATCAGGGTCGCGAGGCTGCACTACTCAGGCGGCGGCGACTGGTACTGGGGGAGTTCGGCTGTCCCGAATTTCCTAAAGTTCGTGCGCGATAACACCGCCATGCCGGTCGATACTGTCGAGCGCCAGGTGCGTATCACCGATCCGGAACTGTTCCAATACCCGTTTCTATTCGCCACCGGCCACGGCATAGTGAGTTTTTCGCCCGAAGAACGGGAGCGGCTTCGCCAGTACCTGGCCGCAGGCGGGTTCTTGTTTGTCAACGACTCGTACGGCATGGATAAGAACTTCCGCAAGGAAATGGCGAATCTGTTACCGGAGCGCGAGGTAATCGATCTGCCGTTCGATCATCCGATCTACCACTGTTTCTACGACTTCCCCAGCGGCCCGCCCAAGATTCACGACCATGACAAGCAGGCCCCGCGTGGGTACGCCGTTATCGTCAATGGCCGGGTAGTGGTTTATTTCCTGGTGGAGTCGGATATCGGCGACGGCTGGGAGGACGAACAGGTACACAACGACCCTCCGGACAAGCGGCAGGAAGCTTTCCGGATGGGGCTGAACATACTTACGTATGCCATGTTATATTAGGTGATGGTCCGGTGCAGCCGGCAGAGTCACCTGACTGCACTACTCGCCCGATAATAGTCAGGACAGCAATATGGCCTCAATAAAGTCAACCTCGGAATTGATCAAGCGGCTGCATGCGGTACTAGTGCGCCAACGCCTGATATTATTCGTAGCCGGCCTTCTGGCCACTATCGCCGCGTTAGCAGTTGTGTTCGTGTTTCTGGCACTCGTAGCCTATGTCTGGGTGCTGCCAGTCTGGTTCAAGGTTTCCCTGCTGACCCTGTCTGCGGTCACCGTGGCGTGGCTGGCCTACGGGTACGCGATAAAGAGAATGTTCGACGGCAGTGTCGACTCGGTCGCGCTGGCGCTCGAGTCGGCCAACCCCGAGCTGAAGGGTCGGCTCATCGCGGCGGTGCAGTTTGCACGCATGAAGCTGCCGGCGGGGTATTCGAGCGAACTTATCAAGGCAGTGGAATCCCAGGTGCTTCAGAAATCTGCCCATGTCGATTTCAATCAGGTGGTGACGTTCCAGTCACTTCTGCGCACGGGACGGAATTTCGCGGTCACCGCTTTGGTGGTGCTCGGACTGTTGGCGGTCGCGCCGGGCTTTTTTGGATACGCGCTCGAAGTCTACTCCAATCCCACCACCAGAATCGCTCCGCCGGTGGCTTATCAACTGATGGCCGTCCCCGGCTCGACTGAATGGATCAAATACCGCGACATCACAGTCGGCGGCGTGCTGCTGGGCGAGCGGTTTCCGGAGAAAGCGTCGCTGCATCACCGTCTCGCCGGTGGGAGCTGGCAGAAGACTGAGTTTGACATTAAGTCACTGACATCGACAGCCACCGCTGTCGGTGACTCGGTGGCATTCAATCTCACTCTTCGCCAGGCGGATCGCTCGTTCGACTACTATGTGCAGGCAGGTGACCTGCGCAGCGAGGTGTATCGGGTCGATGTGGTGGATCGGTCCCGTCTCACCGGCATCAGCCTCTCGATTTTCTATCCCGATTACACCGGCCTGTCTCCGCTCACTATCGATGAGAACAACGGGTCGTTCTCCGCGGTGGTGGGCAGCCGTGTCAACATTAAGATCGAAACCAACCTGCCGGTGGCAACCGCCGAGATGGTGTTCGAGGACAGCAGCCGTCAACCGCTTAGTGTCGAAGGCCGCTCCGGTACGACCTCGCTTCGCGTTGACAAGTCACTCGGCTACCATATCGAGTTGACCGATCACCTGGGCGAGAAGAACCCCGATCCCATCGAATACTACGTGACCGCAGTGCCGGATCAGTATCCGACAGTCGACGTTCTCCGTCCCGGTTTCGACGTCAACCTCAACGACGATATGCTGCTGCCGCTCAAAGTGCGCATATTCGACGACTACGGGTTCAGCTCGCTGGTGATGAAATACCAGTTGTTCAGCGGCGGCAACGGATCGGAGGAACATGTCGCGGTGCTGAACTTCTCCGATCGCATCAAAACGGAGGGAGATATCGAATTCAATTGGGACATGGATGTGCTCGGTATGTTTCCCGGCGATTACGTTGCTTACTATTTCGAGGTGGCCGACAACGACCGCATCTCCGGGCCGAAAATCGGCCGCTCGCGCCGCTATATCGCAAGGCTGCCATCGCTTGATGAGATTATTGCGGAGACGGAGCAGGAATCCGAGCGACGGATCGCCAATGTCGAGGATTTGGTTCGCTCCGGCAGGGAGTTGTCGCGACGTCTGCAGGAGGCGGCGCGCAAGCTGGAGTCACAGGGGGCGACCAATCAAACGTCGGATTGGCAGCAGCAGAAGGAACTCGAGACGATCGCTCAGCAGAATTCGGACTTGACCACGCAGGTCGAGAAACTAGCCGAACAGATGGAAAAGGCTCTCGACCGGATCGAAGAGAACTCGCTGATGTCGCGGGAGATTATCGAGAAGCTGCGGGAAATCCAGAAACTGTTCGAGGAAGTCGCCACGCCGGAGATGCGTGAGGCCCAGCAAAAGCTGATGGAGATGATGCGCAGCATGGATCCCGAGCAGTTGCAGCAGGCCATGAAGGATTTCCAGATGTCCCAGGAAGAACTGCTGCAGCGGCTGGAACGAACGTTGACGCTGCTCAAGCGGATGCAGGTACAGGCCAAGATGGAGGCGATGATTCGCCAGGCCGAGGAACTGCTGCGTAAACAGGACAAGGTGAACGATGATACCGAGAAGGCATCTGATGAGGCCATGCCCGGGCTGAGCAAAGCCGAGCAGGAGAATGCCGACGCGCTCGACGCCCTGAGACAAGAGGCGGAGGAGTTCCGCGAGCTTCTGAAAGAGGCGCAGCTCGAGCAGTCACAGGAAGCCCAGAAATTCGCCGAAGCGGTCGAGCAAACCGACGCCGATCAGAGCATGAACGAAATGACTGGGGCGCTGAAGAATAAACAAAAGCCCAAAGCGAGCAACTCCGGCAAACAGTCCAGCTCCCGTCTACTCAAGATGCTCGATCAAATGCGCCAAATGCAGATGGCCATGAATCAGGACGATACCGAAGAGATCAAGAAACGGATGCGCAAGGCGATCGACCACAGCAATAATCTGTCGCTCGACCAGGAGGATCAGATTCGCGGCGCACAGGAGATTGTCCCCGGTTCGGTGGTCATTCGCGATATGGCCGGGAGTCAGCATGACCTGGCCGAGGCCAGCGCCGGGCTGCACCAGACGATCACCGAGCTCGGCAAGCTCTCGCCCTTTGTGGCCGCGGAACTTCGGGGCCTGGTGAGTTCGGCGATCCAGAACATGGAGATGGCCACCGCCGAGTTCTCCGAGAAGCGCGGGCCGGAGGGCGTCCGCTATCAGACGGAGGCGATGTCCGATCTGAACCGGGCCACTACGCGGCTGATGGAGTCGCTCGACCAGTTGAACCAATGCCAGAGCGGCGCCAACTGCGACAAGGGGATGGCCAAGATGGAGTCGCTTTGCAACAAGCAGAACCAGCTTAATCAGGCCACTCAGGGCATGTGCAACAGCCCCGGCCAGGGGGGACCGCCCAGCCAGAGCGCCCAGGGCGAGGAATTCCGCCGTGGCCTCGAGCGGCTGGCAGCCGAGCAGGGGTCAATCCGAAAGTCGCTGGAACAGCTCGATCAGGAATTCGGTGCATCGCGCCAGATTCT contains:
- a CDS encoding GNAT family N-acetyltransferase translates to MEDYTQVKADLVPYSSEYAAVVRSWIESEETYQLVCRGINFPPPDDIVDSWQRQGVKSYLLIANRKPVAYGELWERKAEMAVEVAHVIVDTYLRSRGYGTTLLQLLYNRAAELPGVLRVLINLYHDNSEVLGCYLKAGFEISSTATHVEGLRLVKLVER
- a CDS encoding 3-hydroxybutyryl-CoA dehydrogenase → MIKKVGIVGFGQMGSGIGQVAAGKGYEVIAREVTDELFKKGIGYITKNLDKAIEKGKTDAQHKADVLPRIKGTTNLKDLADCDIICEAVIENLEVKKQVYRELDGACKQETIFASNTSSLSISDMAAVTKRRDKFCGLHFFNPVPIMKLCEVVKTIDTSEDTYKTAFAFAESLGKACVTAKDSPGFIVNVLLVPYLLDAIRQLEHGLASREDIDNGMVYGCGHPMGPLALTDFIGLDTILYIADIMFAEFKDSHYSAPPLLRRMVNAGYMGKKSGRGFYDYGKK
- a CDS encoding enoyl-CoA hydratase-related protein, which codes for MADYKNILVEKKDAAIVLTINREKALNALDRDTVGELHHFISSHWNDHSFSVLIITGAGKAFVAGADIAELKDLDVQGGIELSARGNWLFKSIQNFPKPVIAAVNGFALGGGCELAMACDIRLASEKAKFGQPEVNLGIIPGYGGTQRLARLVGRGKAMQLILTGEMITAAEAHRIGLVDEVYPAEELLPKALAMAATIASKGPIAVRMAKESVNRGLDMPLSNGLDLEKVNFGAVCGSHDKTEGCAAFLEKRKAEFKAK
- a CDS encoding DUF4159 domain-containing protein, with amino-acid sequence MAERWSYLAIGLVAFVVVGSAPAQVPLIEFDTAQLSDFTRPPARLQGRTHPNPSAIRVARLHYSGGGDWYWGSSAVPNFLKFVRDNTAMPVDTVERQVRITDPELFQYPFLFATGHGIVSFSPEERERLRQYLAAGGFLFVNDSYGMDKNFRKEMANLLPEREVIDLPFDHPIYHCFYDFPSGPPKIHDHDKQAPRGYAVIVNGRVVVYFLVESDIGDGWEDEQVHNDPPDKRQEAFRMGLNILTYAMLY
- a CDS encoding DUF4175 family protein, producing the protein MASIKSTSELIKRLHAVLVRQRLILFVAGLLATIAALAVVFVFLALVAYVWVLPVWFKVSLLTLSAVTVAWLAYGYAIKRMFDGSVDSVALALESANPELKGRLIAAVQFARMKLPAGYSSELIKAVESQVLQKSAHVDFNQVVTFQSLLRTGRNFAVTALVVLGLLAVAPGFFGYALEVYSNPTTRIAPPVAYQLMAVPGSTEWIKYRDITVGGVLLGERFPEKASLHHRLAGGSWQKTEFDIKSLTSTATAVGDSVAFNLTLRQADRSFDYYVQAGDLRSEVYRVDVVDRSRLTGISLSIFYPDYTGLSPLTIDENNGSFSAVVGSRVNIKIETNLPVATAEMVFEDSSRQPLSVEGRSGTTSLRVDKSLGYHIELTDHLGEKNPDPIEYYVTAVPDQYPTVDVLRPGFDVNLNDDMLLPLKVRIFDDYGFSSLVMKYQLFSGGNGSEEHVAVLNFSDRIKTEGDIEFNWDMDVLGMFPGDYVAYYFEVADNDRISGPKIGRSRRYIARLPSLDEIIAETEQESERRIANVEDLVRSGRELSRRLQEAARKLESQGATNQTSDWQQQKELETIAQQNSDLTTQVEKLAEQMEKALDRIEENSLMSREIIEKLREIQKLFEEVATPEMREAQQKLMEMMRSMDPEQLQQAMKDFQMSQEELLQRLERTLTLLKRMQVQAKMEAMIRQAEELLRKQDKVNDDTEKASDEAMPGLSKAEQENADALDALRQEAEEFRELLKEAQLEQSQEAQKFAEAVEQTDADQSMNEMTGALKNKQKPKASNSGKQSSSRLLKMLDQMRQMQMAMNQDDTEEIKKRMRKAIDHSNNLSLDQEDQIRGAQEIVPGSVVIRDMAGSQHDLAEASAGLHQTITELGKLSPFVAAELRGLVSSAIQNMEMATAEFSEKRGPEGVRYQTEAMSDLNRATTRLMESLDQLNQCQSGANCDKGMAKMESLCNKQNQLNQATQGMCNSPGQGGPPSQSAQGEEFRRGLERLAAEQGSIRKSLEQLDQEFGASRQILGRLSDIAEEMKEVEESLESGDVGPETSERQLRVYSRMLEAARSLQRKDFTEQRQATSATERPILIPRDLPQGLLDERINIEDRLRRFLGDNYPPQYEEQIKAYFRALLKAESEQNQSVGGGSR